The Globicephala melas chromosome 13, mGloMel1.2, whole genome shotgun sequence genome includes a region encoding these proteins:
- the TUBB6 gene encoding tubulin beta-6 chain: MREIVHIQAGQCGNQIGTKFWEVISDEHGIDPAGGYVGDSTLQLERINVYYNESSSQKYVPRAALVDLEPGTMDSVRSGPFGQLFRPDNFIFGQTGAGNNWAKGHYTEGAELVDSVLDVVRKECEHCDCLQGFQLTHSLGGGTGSGMGTLLISKIREEYPDRIMNTFSVMPSPKVSDTVVEPYNATLSVHQLVENTDETYCIDNEALYDICFRTLKLTTPTYGDLNHLVSATMSGVTTSLRFPGQLNADLRKLAVNMVPFPRLHFFMPGFAPLTARGSQQYRALTVPELTQQMFDAKNMMAACDPRHGRYLTVAAVFRGPMSMKEVDEQMLAIQNKNSSYFVEWIPNNVKVAVCDIPPRGLKMAATFIGNSTAIQELFKRISEQFSAMFRRKAFLHWFTGEGMDEMEFTEAESNMNDLVSEYQQYQDATADEGEEAFEDDEEEVNE; the protein is encoded by the exons ATGAGGGAGATCGTGCACATCCAAGCGGGCCAGTGCGGGAACCAGATCGGCACCAAG TTTTGGGAAGTGATCAGCGACGAACATGGCATCGACCCTGCTGGAGGCTACGTGGGTGACTCgacgctgcaactggagaggatCAACGTCTACTACAATGAGTCATCGT CTCAGAAGTATGTGCCCAGGGCCGCCCTGGTGGACTTGGAGCCGGGCACCATGGACAGTGTGCGGTCTGGGCCTTTCGGGCAGCTCTTCCGGCCTGACAACTTCATCTTCG GACAGACCGGCGCCGGGAACAACTGGGCCAAAGGCCACTACACGGAGGGCGCCGAGCTGGTGGACTCAGTCCTGGACGTGGTGCGGAAGGAGTGCGAGCACTGCGACTGCCTGCAGGGCTTCCAGCTGACCCACTCGCTGGGCGGCGGCACCGGTTCTGGGATGGGCACTCTCCTCATCAGCAAGATCCGCGAGGAGTACCCCGACCGCATCATGAACACCTTCAGCGTGATGCCCTCTCCTAAGGTGTCGGACACGGTGGTGGAGCCCTACAACGCCACCCTCTCCGTGCACCAGCTGGTGGAGAACACGGACGAGACCTACTGCATCGACAACGAGGCCCTGTACGACATCTGCTTCCGCACACTGAAACTGACCACGCCCACCTACGGGGACCTCAACCACCTGGTGTCAGCCACTATGAGCGGGGTCACCACCTCCCTGCGCTTCCCTGGCCAGCTCAACGCCGACTTGCGCAAGCTGGCCGTGAACATGGTGCCCTTCCCACGCCTGCACTTCTTCATGCCCGGCTTTGCCCCACTCACCGCCCGTGGCAGCCAGCAGTACCGGGCGCTGACAGTGCCCGAGCTCACCCAGCAGATGTTCGATGCCAAGAATATGATGGCGGCCTGTGACCCCCGCCACGGCCGCTACCTGACCGTGGCCGCCGTGTTCCGGGGCCCCATGTCCATGAAGGAGGTGGATGAGCAGATGCTGGCCATCCAGAACAAGAACAGCAGCTACTTCGTGGAGTGGATCCCCAACAACGTGAAGGTGGCCGTGTGCGACATCCCGCCGCGCGGCCTGAAGATGGCCGCCACCTTCATCGGCAACAGCACGGCCATCCAGGAGCTGTTCAAGCGCATCTCGGAGCAGTTCTCGGCCATGTTCCGGCGCAAGGCCTTCCTGCACTGGTTCACGGGTGAGGGCATGGACGAGATGGAGTTCACTGAGGCCGAGAGCAACATGAACGACCTGGTGTCCGAGTACCAGCAGTACCAGGACGCCACGGCCGACGAGGGCGAGGAAGCTTTTGAGGACGACGAGGAGGAGGTCAACGAATAG
- the AFG3L2 gene encoding mitochondrial inner membrane m-AAA protease component AFG3L2 isoform X1, whose product MAHRCLLLWGRGACRPRGLPPMLVPGGRAGPTERLCLRTLYRYATTEAKTSGSSLLTDVIAAYQRFCSRPPKGFEKYFPNGKNGKKASEPKEVMGEKKELKPAAAPRPSGGGVGGGGKRGGKKDDSHWWSRFQKGDIPWDDKEFRMYFLWTALFWGGVLFYFLFKSSGREITWKDFVNNYLSKGVVDRLEVVNKRFVRVTFTPGKTPVDGQYVWFNIGSVDTFERNLETLQQELGIEGENRVPVVYIAESDGSFLLSMLPTVLIITFLLYTIRRGPAGIGRTGRGMGGLFSVGETTAKVLKDEIDVKFKDVAGCEEAKLEIMEFVNFLKNPKQYQDLGAKIPKGAILTGPPGTGKTLLAKATAGEANVPFITVSGSEFLEMFVGVGPARVRDLFALARKNAPCILFIDEIDAVGRKRGRGNFGGQSEQENTLNQLLVEMDGFNTTTNVVILAGTNRPDILDPALMRPGRFDRQIFIGPPDIKGRASIFKVHLRPLKLDSTLEKEKLARRLASLTPGFSGADVANVCNEAALIAARHLSDSINQKHFEQAIERVIGGLEKKTQVLQPEEKKTVAYHEAGHAVAGWYLEHADPLLKVSIIPRGKGLGYAQYLPKEQYLYTKEQLLDRMCMTLGGRVSEEIFFGRITTGAQDDLRKVTQSAYAQIVQFGMNEKVGQISFDLPRQGDMVLEKPYSEATARLIDDEVRILINDAYKRTVALLTEKKADVEKVALLLLEKEVLDKNNMVELLGPRPFAEKSTYEEFVEGTGSLDEDTSLPEGLKDWNREREVSEEPSGEKAASQVQGAGPA is encoded by the exons ATGGCGCACCGGTGCCTGCTGCTGTGGGGCCGGGGCGCCTGCCGGCCCCGCGGGCTGCCCCCGATGCTCGTGCCTGGCGGCCGCGCGGGCCCCACCGAACGGCTCTGCCTGCGGACG CTTTATCGATATGCTACAACTGAAGCAAAAACCAGCGGAAGTTCTCTTCTGACAGATGTGATTGCTGCTTATCAGAGATTCTGTTCTCGGCCTCCAAAAG gatttgaaaaatactttcccaatgggaaaaatggaaaaaaagctaGTGAACCTAAAGAAgttatgggagaaaaaaaag AACTGAAGCCAGCGGCTGCCCCGCGTCCTTCTGGAGGAGGAGTTGGTGGTGGTGGAAAACGAGGTGGGAAGAAAGACGATTCTCACTGGTGGTCCAGGTTCCAGAAG GGTGACATTCCATGGGATGACAAGGAATTCAGGATGTACTTTCTCTGGACCGCCCTGTTTTGGGGAGGAGTCCTGTTTTACTTCCTGTTCAAGAGCTCCGGGAGAGAAATCACATGGAAGGACTTTGTCAATAACTATCTTTCCAAAGGAGTA GTAGACAGACTGGAAGTCGTCAACAAGCGTTTTGTTCGAGTGACTTTTACACCAGGAAAAACTCCTGTTGATGGG CAGTATGTCTGGTTCAATATTGGCAGTGTGGACACCTTTGAGCGGAATCTGGAAACTTTACAGCAGGAATTGGGCATAGAAGGGGAGAATCGGGTCCCTGTGGTCTACATTGCTGAGAGTGATGG CTCCTTCCTGCTGAGCATGCTGCCCACCGTGCTCATCATCACCTTCCTGCTCTACACCATCCGGAGGGGGCCGGCCGGCATCGGCCGCACGGGCCGGGGCATGGGCGGACTCTTCAGTGTCGGAGAAACCACTGCCAAGGTCCTAAAGGACGAGATAGATGTGAAGTTCAAAGATGTGGCGGGCTGCGAGGAGGCCAAGCTAGAGATAATGGAATTTGTGAATTTCCTGAAAAACCCAAAGCAGTATCAAGACCTAGGAGCAAAAATCCCAAAG GGTGCCATTCTCACCGGTCCTCCAGGCACTGGGAAGACACTGCTGGCGAAGGCCACAGCCGGAGAAGCCAACGTCCCTTTCATCACCGTTAGTGGATCTGAGTTCTTGGAGATGTTTGTCGGTGTGGGTCCAGCTAGA GTCCGTGACTTATTTGCCCTTGCTCGGAAGAATGCCCCTTGCATCCTCTTCATCGATGAAATAGATGCtgtgggaaggaagagaggaaggggcaaCTTCGGGGGGCAGAGTGAGCAGGAGAATACCCTCAACCAGCTGCTGGTGGAAATGGATG GCTTTAACACAACGACGAACGTGGTCATTTTGGCGGGCACCAACCGACCAGATATCCTGGACCCTGCACTGATGAGGCCGGGGCGCTTCGACAGGCAGATCTTTATCG gACCGCCGGACATAAAAGGAAGAGCCTCTATTTTCAAAGTTCACCTCCGACCACTGAAACTGGACAGCACCCTGGAAAAGGAGAAGCTGGCAAGAAGACTCGCATCCTTGACCCCGGGGTTTTCAG GAGCCGATGTTGCCAACGTCTGCAATGAAGCTGCTTTGATCGCTGCGAGACACCTTTCAGATTCCATAAATCAGAAACACTTCGAACAAGCAATTGAACGAGTAATTGGCG GCTTAGAGAAAAAAACTCAGGTTCTGCAGCCCGAGGAGAAGAAGACAGTGGCATACCACGAGGCTGGCCACGCAGTTGCCGGCTGGTATCTGGAGCACGCGGACCCCCTCCTGAAG GTGTCCATCATCCCTCGGGGCAAAGGGCTGGGCTACGCGCAGTACTTACCCAAGGAGCAGTACCTCTATACCAAAGAGCAGCTCCTGGACAGGATGTGCATGACTCTGGGTGGCCGCGTGTCAGAGGAGATCTTCTTCGGGAGAATCACAACCGGCGCTCAGGACGACTTGCGAAAAGTGACTCAGAGTGCATATGCCCAG attgttcagtTCGGCATGAATGAAAAGGTTGGGCAAATCTCCTTTGACCTCCCCCGTCAGGGGGACATGGTGTTGGAAAAGCCTTACAGCGAAGCCACGGCCAGACTAATAGATGACGAAGTACGAATACTTATCAACGATGCTTACAAGAGGACAGTCGCTCTTCtcacagaaaagaaagcagatgtGGAGAAG GTTGCTCTGCTCCTGTTAGAGAAAGAAGTGTTAGACAAGAACAACATGGTGGAACTCCTGGGCCCCAGACCGTTTGCAGAAAAGTCTACATATGAGGAATTTGTGGAAGGCACCGGCAGCCTGGATGAGGACACCTCGCTGCCTGAGGGCCTGAAGGACTGGAACAGGGAACGGGAGGTCTCAGAGGAGCCCTCGGGCGAGAAGGCCGCCAGCCAGGTCCAGGGTGCTGGCCCTGCGTAG
- the AFG3L2 gene encoding mitochondrial inner membrane m-AAA protease component AFG3L2 isoform X2, with protein sequence MAHRCLLLWGRGACRPRGLPPMLVPGGRAGPTERLCLRTLYRYATTEAKTSGSSLLTDVIAAYQRFCSRPPKGFEKYFPNGKNGKKASEPKEVMGEKKELKPAAAPRPSGGGVGGGGKRGGKKDDSHWWSRFQKGDIPWDDKEFRMYFLWTALFWGGVLFYFLFKSSGREITWKDFVNNYLSKGVVDRLEVVNKRFVRVTFTPGKTPVDGYVWFNIGSVDTFERNLETLQQELGIEGENRVPVVYIAESDGSFLLSMLPTVLIITFLLYTIRRGPAGIGRTGRGMGGLFSVGETTAKVLKDEIDVKFKDVAGCEEAKLEIMEFVNFLKNPKQYQDLGAKIPKGAILTGPPGTGKTLLAKATAGEANVPFITVSGSEFLEMFVGVGPARVRDLFALARKNAPCILFIDEIDAVGRKRGRGNFGGQSEQENTLNQLLVEMDGFNTTTNVVILAGTNRPDILDPALMRPGRFDRQIFIGPPDIKGRASIFKVHLRPLKLDSTLEKEKLARRLASLTPGFSGADVANVCNEAALIAARHLSDSINQKHFEQAIERVIGGLEKKTQVLQPEEKKTVAYHEAGHAVAGWYLEHADPLLKVSIIPRGKGLGYAQYLPKEQYLYTKEQLLDRMCMTLGGRVSEEIFFGRITTGAQDDLRKVTQSAYAQIVQFGMNEKVGQISFDLPRQGDMVLEKPYSEATARLIDDEVRILINDAYKRTVALLTEKKADVEKVALLLLEKEVLDKNNMVELLGPRPFAEKSTYEEFVEGTGSLDEDTSLPEGLKDWNREREVSEEPSGEKAASQVQGAGPA encoded by the exons ATGGCGCACCGGTGCCTGCTGCTGTGGGGCCGGGGCGCCTGCCGGCCCCGCGGGCTGCCCCCGATGCTCGTGCCTGGCGGCCGCGCGGGCCCCACCGAACGGCTCTGCCTGCGGACG CTTTATCGATATGCTACAACTGAAGCAAAAACCAGCGGAAGTTCTCTTCTGACAGATGTGATTGCTGCTTATCAGAGATTCTGTTCTCGGCCTCCAAAAG gatttgaaaaatactttcccaatgggaaaaatggaaaaaaagctaGTGAACCTAAAGAAgttatgggagaaaaaaaag AACTGAAGCCAGCGGCTGCCCCGCGTCCTTCTGGAGGAGGAGTTGGTGGTGGTGGAAAACGAGGTGGGAAGAAAGACGATTCTCACTGGTGGTCCAGGTTCCAGAAG GGTGACATTCCATGGGATGACAAGGAATTCAGGATGTACTTTCTCTGGACCGCCCTGTTTTGGGGAGGAGTCCTGTTTTACTTCCTGTTCAAGAGCTCCGGGAGAGAAATCACATGGAAGGACTTTGTCAATAACTATCTTTCCAAAGGAGTA GTAGACAGACTGGAAGTCGTCAACAAGCGTTTTGTTCGAGTGACTTTTACACCAGGAAAAACTCCTGTTGATGGG TATGTCTGGTTCAATATTGGCAGTGTGGACACCTTTGAGCGGAATCTGGAAACTTTACAGCAGGAATTGGGCATAGAAGGGGAGAATCGGGTCCCTGTGGTCTACATTGCTGAGAGTGATGG CTCCTTCCTGCTGAGCATGCTGCCCACCGTGCTCATCATCACCTTCCTGCTCTACACCATCCGGAGGGGGCCGGCCGGCATCGGCCGCACGGGCCGGGGCATGGGCGGACTCTTCAGTGTCGGAGAAACCACTGCCAAGGTCCTAAAGGACGAGATAGATGTGAAGTTCAAAGATGTGGCGGGCTGCGAGGAGGCCAAGCTAGAGATAATGGAATTTGTGAATTTCCTGAAAAACCCAAAGCAGTATCAAGACCTAGGAGCAAAAATCCCAAAG GGTGCCATTCTCACCGGTCCTCCAGGCACTGGGAAGACACTGCTGGCGAAGGCCACAGCCGGAGAAGCCAACGTCCCTTTCATCACCGTTAGTGGATCTGAGTTCTTGGAGATGTTTGTCGGTGTGGGTCCAGCTAGA GTCCGTGACTTATTTGCCCTTGCTCGGAAGAATGCCCCTTGCATCCTCTTCATCGATGAAATAGATGCtgtgggaaggaagagaggaaggggcaaCTTCGGGGGGCAGAGTGAGCAGGAGAATACCCTCAACCAGCTGCTGGTGGAAATGGATG GCTTTAACACAACGACGAACGTGGTCATTTTGGCGGGCACCAACCGACCAGATATCCTGGACCCTGCACTGATGAGGCCGGGGCGCTTCGACAGGCAGATCTTTATCG gACCGCCGGACATAAAAGGAAGAGCCTCTATTTTCAAAGTTCACCTCCGACCACTGAAACTGGACAGCACCCTGGAAAAGGAGAAGCTGGCAAGAAGACTCGCATCCTTGACCCCGGGGTTTTCAG GAGCCGATGTTGCCAACGTCTGCAATGAAGCTGCTTTGATCGCTGCGAGACACCTTTCAGATTCCATAAATCAGAAACACTTCGAACAAGCAATTGAACGAGTAATTGGCG GCTTAGAGAAAAAAACTCAGGTTCTGCAGCCCGAGGAGAAGAAGACAGTGGCATACCACGAGGCTGGCCACGCAGTTGCCGGCTGGTATCTGGAGCACGCGGACCCCCTCCTGAAG GTGTCCATCATCCCTCGGGGCAAAGGGCTGGGCTACGCGCAGTACTTACCCAAGGAGCAGTACCTCTATACCAAAGAGCAGCTCCTGGACAGGATGTGCATGACTCTGGGTGGCCGCGTGTCAGAGGAGATCTTCTTCGGGAGAATCACAACCGGCGCTCAGGACGACTTGCGAAAAGTGACTCAGAGTGCATATGCCCAG attgttcagtTCGGCATGAATGAAAAGGTTGGGCAAATCTCCTTTGACCTCCCCCGTCAGGGGGACATGGTGTTGGAAAAGCCTTACAGCGAAGCCACGGCCAGACTAATAGATGACGAAGTACGAATACTTATCAACGATGCTTACAAGAGGACAGTCGCTCTTCtcacagaaaagaaagcagatgtGGAGAAG GTTGCTCTGCTCCTGTTAGAGAAAGAAGTGTTAGACAAGAACAACATGGTGGAACTCCTGGGCCCCAGACCGTTTGCAGAAAAGTCTACATATGAGGAATTTGTGGAAGGCACCGGCAGCCTGGATGAGGACACCTCGCTGCCTGAGGGCCTGAAGGACTGGAACAGGGAACGGGAGGTCTCAGAGGAGCCCTCGGGCGAGAAGGCCGCCAGCCAGGTCCAGGGTGCTGGCCCTGCGTAG
- the AFG3L2 gene encoding mitochondrial inner membrane m-AAA protease component AFG3L2 isoform X3: MGKMEKKLVNLKKLWEKKKELKPAAAPRPSGGGVGGGGKRGGKKDDSHWWSRFQKGDIPWDDKEFRMYFLWTALFWGGVLFYFLFKSSGREITWKDFVNNYLSKGVVDRLEVVNKRFVRVTFTPGKTPVDGQYVWFNIGSVDTFERNLETLQQELGIEGENRVPVVYIAESDGSFLLSMLPTVLIITFLLYTIRRGPAGIGRTGRGMGGLFSVGETTAKVLKDEIDVKFKDVAGCEEAKLEIMEFVNFLKNPKQYQDLGAKIPKGAILTGPPGTGKTLLAKATAGEANVPFITVSGSEFLEMFVGVGPARVRDLFALARKNAPCILFIDEIDAVGRKRGRGNFGGQSEQENTLNQLLVEMDGFNTTTNVVILAGTNRPDILDPALMRPGRFDRQIFIGPPDIKGRASIFKVHLRPLKLDSTLEKEKLARRLASLTPGFSGADVANVCNEAALIAARHLSDSINQKHFEQAIERVIGGLEKKTQVLQPEEKKTVAYHEAGHAVAGWYLEHADPLLKVSIIPRGKGLGYAQYLPKEQYLYTKEQLLDRMCMTLGGRVSEEIFFGRITTGAQDDLRKVTQSAYAQIVQFGMNEKVGQISFDLPRQGDMVLEKPYSEATARLIDDEVRILINDAYKRTVALLTEKKADVEKVALLLLEKEVLDKNNMVELLGPRPFAEKSTYEEFVEGTGSLDEDTSLPEGLKDWNREREVSEEPSGEKAASQVQGAGPA, translated from the exons atgggaaaaatggaaaaaaagctaGTGAACCTAAAGAAgttatgggagaaaaaaaa AGAACTGAAGCCAGCGGCTGCCCCGCGTCCTTCTGGAGGAGGAGTTGGTGGTGGTGGAAAACGAGGTGGGAAGAAAGACGATTCTCACTGGTGGTCCAGGTTCCAGAAG GGTGACATTCCATGGGATGACAAGGAATTCAGGATGTACTTTCTCTGGACCGCCCTGTTTTGGGGAGGAGTCCTGTTTTACTTCCTGTTCAAGAGCTCCGGGAGAGAAATCACATGGAAGGACTTTGTCAATAACTATCTTTCCAAAGGAGTA GTAGACAGACTGGAAGTCGTCAACAAGCGTTTTGTTCGAGTGACTTTTACACCAGGAAAAACTCCTGTTGATGGG CAGTATGTCTGGTTCAATATTGGCAGTGTGGACACCTTTGAGCGGAATCTGGAAACTTTACAGCAGGAATTGGGCATAGAAGGGGAGAATCGGGTCCCTGTGGTCTACATTGCTGAGAGTGATGG CTCCTTCCTGCTGAGCATGCTGCCCACCGTGCTCATCATCACCTTCCTGCTCTACACCATCCGGAGGGGGCCGGCCGGCATCGGCCGCACGGGCCGGGGCATGGGCGGACTCTTCAGTGTCGGAGAAACCACTGCCAAGGTCCTAAAGGACGAGATAGATGTGAAGTTCAAAGATGTGGCGGGCTGCGAGGAGGCCAAGCTAGAGATAATGGAATTTGTGAATTTCCTGAAAAACCCAAAGCAGTATCAAGACCTAGGAGCAAAAATCCCAAAG GGTGCCATTCTCACCGGTCCTCCAGGCACTGGGAAGACACTGCTGGCGAAGGCCACAGCCGGAGAAGCCAACGTCCCTTTCATCACCGTTAGTGGATCTGAGTTCTTGGAGATGTTTGTCGGTGTGGGTCCAGCTAGA GTCCGTGACTTATTTGCCCTTGCTCGGAAGAATGCCCCTTGCATCCTCTTCATCGATGAAATAGATGCtgtgggaaggaagagaggaaggggcaaCTTCGGGGGGCAGAGTGAGCAGGAGAATACCCTCAACCAGCTGCTGGTGGAAATGGATG GCTTTAACACAACGACGAACGTGGTCATTTTGGCGGGCACCAACCGACCAGATATCCTGGACCCTGCACTGATGAGGCCGGGGCGCTTCGACAGGCAGATCTTTATCG gACCGCCGGACATAAAAGGAAGAGCCTCTATTTTCAAAGTTCACCTCCGACCACTGAAACTGGACAGCACCCTGGAAAAGGAGAAGCTGGCAAGAAGACTCGCATCCTTGACCCCGGGGTTTTCAG GAGCCGATGTTGCCAACGTCTGCAATGAAGCTGCTTTGATCGCTGCGAGACACCTTTCAGATTCCATAAATCAGAAACACTTCGAACAAGCAATTGAACGAGTAATTGGCG GCTTAGAGAAAAAAACTCAGGTTCTGCAGCCCGAGGAGAAGAAGACAGTGGCATACCACGAGGCTGGCCACGCAGTTGCCGGCTGGTATCTGGAGCACGCGGACCCCCTCCTGAAG GTGTCCATCATCCCTCGGGGCAAAGGGCTGGGCTACGCGCAGTACTTACCCAAGGAGCAGTACCTCTATACCAAAGAGCAGCTCCTGGACAGGATGTGCATGACTCTGGGTGGCCGCGTGTCAGAGGAGATCTTCTTCGGGAGAATCACAACCGGCGCTCAGGACGACTTGCGAAAAGTGACTCAGAGTGCATATGCCCAG attgttcagtTCGGCATGAATGAAAAGGTTGGGCAAATCTCCTTTGACCTCCCCCGTCAGGGGGACATGGTGTTGGAAAAGCCTTACAGCGAAGCCACGGCCAGACTAATAGATGACGAAGTACGAATACTTATCAACGATGCTTACAAGAGGACAGTCGCTCTTCtcacagaaaagaaagcagatgtGGAGAAG GTTGCTCTGCTCCTGTTAGAGAAAGAAGTGTTAGACAAGAACAACATGGTGGAACTCCTGGGCCCCAGACCGTTTGCAGAAAAGTCTACATATGAGGAATTTGTGGAAGGCACCGGCAGCCTGGATGAGGACACCTCGCTGCCTGAGGGCCTGAAGGACTGGAACAGGGAACGGGAGGTCTCAGAGGAGCCCTCGGGCGAGAAGGCCGCCAGCCAGGTCCAGGGTGCTGGCCCTGCGTAG